GGTTCCAAGGAATGGATTAAGTCAACGTATCCTGAAATTAAAATTACCAGCTTCGACCAAAACTACGGCTATTGCGGAGGAAATAACAGAGCTGTTCCCTTTGCTGAAAAAGATCTTCTACTATTCCTGAATAACGACGTTAAAGTTGAGAAAAACTGGCTGCAAGGAATCAATGATATATTTGAGAAAGACGAGAAAATGGCGGCCGTTCAACCCAAGATGAGAGCAGTCGAACAACCGGAACATTTTGAGTACGCCGGGGCTGCCGGGGGATTCATGGATAAATACGGATACACCTTTTGCCGGGGACGAATTTTTAATGAAGTAGAACGGGATGAAGGTCAGTATGATGATTCCCCCAACCTATTCTGGGCTTCGGGTGCTGCACTCGCCATCCGAAAGGATCTTTTTATAGAATCCGGTGGATTTGATGAGGATTTTGAGTTCCATATGGAAGAGATTGATTTATGCTGGCGACTTCAGAACCAGGGGTATAGAATCGGTTACGCTCCCGAGAGTTTAGTCTATCATCTGGGGGGCGGTTCATTGCCAATGGGATCTCCACGTAAAGTGTACTACAACTTCCGCAACAGCCTCTTTATGCTATGGAAGAATTATAGTTCGGCCAGCTTACGAAAGAGGTTTTTACTTCGGTTGATATTGGATGTTATCGCCGCTTACAAAGCGCTCCTGTCCGGAAAACCCAAAGAATGGTGGGCCGTAGCTAAAGCCCATCTGCATTTTGTAAAGGACTTTTTCAGGGTGAACCGGAAGCGAAAAAAACTTCAATCCCAACGAACTATCTCGCATGATCCGGATACCATGCTGGATATCAGTCTCATTTGGCAGCATTTTGCCAAAGGTGTTAAACGCTTTCGTGATCTATAGTTTTAAGGGAGATTTTCGCTAAGGCTATTCCGTTGCTACCGAAAAAAGTGATCCTTAGATCACCTTTTCCTACCTCTTCTGTCTTCTCCTTCAACATTGAGAAGATTTAGGTGAGGCCGGAGTACAGGCTTGGACTTTTGAGCTAAACACCTGCACACTATCAAATAAATCACCTTTATTTTACCATTAAGAAGCTTTTCTCTTCTTGAATGAATTGATCACTCCTCCATCCAGAACTGCCTGTCGCTGTCGGTCACTTAGCGTATGTTTCACTTCGTATTCGGTTCCTTTGGTCACGTTGACCAATTTGGCCGTATTCCCACTTTCTATGCTTGCACGGATGTTTTCAACTTTAAGCACATCTCCCTGCTCAATGTCATTGTAATCTTCTTCGCTTGTGAACTCAAAAGGCGGAATACCGAAATTCACCAGGTTCTGCCAGCCTATTCGAGCATAACTTTTTGCAATCACAGCTCTTTGGCCAAGATAACGGGGAGCAATAGCTGCGTGTTCACGACTGGAGCCCTGTGCGTAATTTTCACCAGCGATAACCACGTGCCCACCATGTTCCTCTTTGGCTTTCATCGCCCGGTCGTGAAAGTTTTTATCGACAACATCGAGCGTGAACTTACTGATCTCGGGGATATTGCTTCTGAATGGCAGCACTTCGGTTCCTGCACGCAGTATTTCATCGGTTGAAATATCATCCCCCATTTTCAGCAGTACCGGAACTTCAAAGTCTTCCAGTTCACCAAAATTTGGCATGCTTGAAATGTTTGGCCCTTTCTTAATTTCACCCCGCTCCTCTTTGGGCTTTGGCGGAGTCAGCATGTCGGTATTTACAATAACTTCTTTGAGCGGAGTGTATTTTGGATACTCCATATTAAACAGCTTCTCAAGATCTCTCGGATCGGTGATTTTGCCTGTTAAAGCCGAAGCTGCGGCCGTTTCCGGGCTCACAAGAAATACAGAATCTTCTGGGGTACCTGAACGATCCGGAAAGTTGCGAGGCACCGTTCTCAGACTATTTTGACCGGTGGCCGGGGCTTGTCCCATTCCAATACATCCGTTACAACCGGCCTGGTGAATTCGGGCCCCGGATTGCACCAGGTTAAACATCACATCATTCTTAACCATGTTCTCGATAATCTGCCTGGATGTCGGGTTGATATCAAATGAGACGTTATCATTCACTGTTTTACCTTTAACGATTTCAGAAGAGATCCAAAAGTCGCGATATCCGGGATTTGCCGATGAGCCAATGTAGGATTGATAAATATCTTTACCCTCTACTTCTCGCACTGGCACCACATTACCCGGAGAACTTGGCAGGGCAATCAGCGGTTCTACATCATCCAGAATGAGTTCTTCATACTTATCGTATTCTGCTCCTTCATCGGCGAGGAGTTCAACGTATTCATCACCCCGTTTTTGGGTCTCCATAAAGCGACGGATTTCCCCATCGGCCGGAAAGACCGTTGTTGTAGCACCCATTTCGGTGCCCATATTGGCAATCACGTGACGGTCCATGGTATCAAGATTCTTCAACCCTTCCCCGAAATATTCTATTACATAGCCGGAAGCGCCATCTACATCGTAGCGGCGGAGCATTTCCAGAACCACGTCTTTGGCACTGACCCAATCTTTTAATTCACCTTTCAACTCAACCCCCAGCACTTTGGGCATTTTTATAAAAAGTGGTTCGCCTGCAATCGCAAAGGCCACATCCAATCCTCCCGAACCGATGGCCAACATGCCCATACATCCTGATGCCGGTGTGTGGCTATCAGAACCTGCCAGGGTTTTGCCGGGGATTGCAAAGCGCTCGGTCTCTATAGGATGACTCACTCCGTTTCCCGGGCGGCTAAACCACATTCCAAATCGTTCAGCTGCTGATTTCAGAAATACATGATCATCAGGATTCTTAAAATCAGACTGTATCAAATTGTGATCTACGTATTGACAGGAAATCTCAGTTTTGGCTTCGTCCAGTTCCATGGCCTCCAATTCCAACATAACCATGGTGCCGGTTGCATCCTGCGTCAGGGTTTGATCGATTTTAAGCCCAATTTCTTGTCCGGGCACCATCTCCCCTTCCACCAAATGACTTTGAATTAATTTCTGAGTTACGTTAAGTGGCTTGCTCATATCTATTTACCGATTGTTGAAATTGTGAATTATCGCTACTATCACAACTTCATGAGACGCAAAAAGATTCAGATTCGTGAACATTGATTTTGAACTTTACTTTGAGAAAGCCTTACCGGTCATAAAAAAATGGTGGTTTTCGGTGGTTTGTATTCCATTTTGTTGGGTATTGGCCGAACAGTTTTGGATGGCTCTGAAGTGGGAAATCTCCTTTTCCTGGAACTATCCCTATCCTTTCTTTCTGTCACCCTTTTTCTTTTTTATAGATAATTTTCTGTTGATTGTCCACGAGGCCGGCCATACCTTATTTGGTTTTATCGGCGGCAGGTTTATCACCATTCTTGGGGGAACACTTTTTGAAATACTGCTTCCCTTCGCCATATTCGCCTTTGGGTGGTACAATCAAAAACGATATGTAGCTCAAACCGGGTTACTTCTCACCGCTTTTG
The nucleotide sequence above comes from Gracilimonas sp.. Encoded proteins:
- a CDS encoding glycosyltransferase family 2 protein: MKSFSIIIVTWNALEHLKNYLPSVTETDYPEFEIIIADNASTDGSKEWIKSTYPEIKITSFDQNYGYCGGNNRAVPFAEKDLLLFLNNDVKVEKNWLQGINDIFEKDEKMAAVQPKMRAVEQPEHFEYAGAAGGFMDKYGYTFCRGRIFNEVERDEGQYDDSPNLFWASGAALAIRKDLFIESGGFDEDFEFHMEEIDLCWRLQNQGYRIGYAPESLVYHLGGGSLPMGSPRKVYYNFRNSLFMLWKNYSSASLRKRFLLRLILDVIAAYKALLSGKPKEWWAVAKAHLHFVKDFFRVNRKRKKLQSQRTISHDPDTMLDISLIWQHFAKGVKRFRDL
- a CDS encoding aconitate hydratase — protein: MSKPLNVTQKLIQSHLVEGEMVPGQEIGLKIDQTLTQDATGTMVMLELEAMELDEAKTEISCQYVDHNLIQSDFKNPDDHVFLKSAAERFGMWFSRPGNGVSHPIETERFAIPGKTLAGSDSHTPASGCMGMLAIGSGGLDVAFAIAGEPLFIKMPKVLGVELKGELKDWVSAKDVVLEMLRRYDVDGASGYVIEYFGEGLKNLDTMDRHVIANMGTEMGATTTVFPADGEIRRFMETQKRGDEYVELLADEGAEYDKYEELILDDVEPLIALPSSPGNVVPVREVEGKDIYQSYIGSSANPGYRDFWISSEIVKGKTVNDNVSFDINPTSRQIIENMVKNDVMFNLVQSGARIHQAGCNGCIGMGQAPATGQNSLRTVPRNFPDRSGTPEDSVFLVSPETAAASALTGKITDPRDLEKLFNMEYPKYTPLKEVIVNTDMLTPPKPKEERGEIKKGPNISSMPNFGELEDFEVPVLLKMGDDISTDEILRAGTEVLPFRSNIPEISKFTLDVVDKNFHDRAMKAKEEHGGHVVIAGENYAQGSSREHAAIAPRYLGQRAVIAKSYARIGWQNLVNFGIPPFEFTSEEDYNDIEQGDVLKVENIRASIESGNTAKLVNVTKGTEYEVKHTLSDRQRQAVLDGGVINSFKKRKAS